In Agarivorans gilvus, one genomic interval encodes:
- a CDS encoding efflux RND transporter permease subunit, with the protein MRFTDTFIRRPILALSLSLLLLIVGVQAVLKLQIREYPELTNTVITVTTAYYGAPAEVIQGFITQPLQQSIAEADNLDFLESTSAMGSSTITAYMKTGSDPDAALSEIMAKVNAVRASLPSEALDPNIARSTGSSTSIMYIALTSGELKSAQIVDYVNRNVQPQMVTVTGVAKANVYGPALSMRVWLDPVKLANYKLTAAEVVGALQNNNFRSAPGQAKSRFFTYNVEADTDLKTKAEFEQLIVARSGSGIVRLSDVAEVELAAAREMVRAKGDGQTAVVVAIDPTPTANPLTVAKAIIDMLPDIEANLPDNMDMKVLYDSTEYIESSINEVLSTIVEATVIVVVVIFLFMGSLRAVLIPVIAIPLSLVGVCLAMQAMGFSLNLLTLLAMVLAIGLVVDDAIVVVENVDRHIRMGMKPFDAAIVGTREIALPVISMTITLAAVYSPIAMVEGLTGVLFAEFALTLAGAVVVSGFVALTLSPVMCSVLLKHNPNPGGFEQGVHNFLDKLDSGYDKLVGGVLNNRPVILVFALIVMGSLYPLLKIIPSELAPAEDKGAAMIMVTGPAGANLDYMDAYTTEVGMKGMELEDIASAFTLAGIPSSTQGLGFLNTTLWEQRTMDQDTLVKAIQQKSADIAGVSVASFPLPVLPGASGGFPVQFVLQGPGDYRTLVSLAQELQQAAMQSGYFVFSDLDTKFETATLNISVNRDKAGAYGVKMVDIANTLGTLMGDGYINHINYDGRSYEVIPQVKRVDRLSPESIEQFYVKTVDGSAVPLSNLIEWDLRGQPESLLQMNQTNSITLNGALMPGQTMGDALAFLEQKANDILPKGYGFDYKGESRQYVQEGSALFTTFGLALAIIFLVLAAQFESIRDPIVIMVSVPLAICGALLMMGWGLATLNIYTQIGMITLVGLITKHGILMCEVAKERQILRGEDKMTAIRHAARIRLRAILMTTISMVAGLIPLLLAVGPGAAARFDIGMVICAGLSIGTVFTLFVLPVIYSYFGANHKPVPSVAHLQGETVAD; encoded by the coding sequence ATGAGATTTACCGATACTTTTATTCGGCGGCCGATACTCGCTTTATCCTTAAGTTTGCTATTGCTTATTGTGGGCGTTCAGGCGGTATTAAAGCTGCAAATTCGTGAATACCCAGAGTTAACCAATACGGTGATTACCGTTACCACCGCTTATTATGGTGCGCCGGCGGAGGTGATTCAGGGCTTCATCACCCAGCCTTTGCAACAATCGATTGCCGAGGCCGATAACCTCGACTTTTTAGAATCAACGTCGGCCATGGGCAGCAGTACCATTACCGCTTACATGAAAACCGGCTCCGATCCTGATGCCGCCTTGTCGGAGATTATGGCTAAGGTGAATGCGGTACGGGCCAGTTTGCCCAGTGAAGCGCTAGACCCTAATATTGCGCGTTCTACCGGTTCTAGTACTTCTATTATGTACATCGCGCTTACCAGTGGTGAGCTAAAATCGGCACAGATTGTGGATTACGTGAACCGTAACGTACAACCGCAAATGGTAACCGTAACCGGTGTAGCTAAGGCTAACGTGTACGGGCCTGCCTTGTCGATGCGGGTATGGTTGGATCCAGTAAAACTGGCCAACTACAAGCTGACCGCTGCCGAAGTAGTGGGAGCGCTGCAAAACAACAACTTTAGATCGGCCCCCGGACAGGCAAAGAGTCGTTTCTTCACTTATAACGTAGAAGCTGATACCGACTTAAAAACCAAGGCTGAGTTTGAACAGCTAATCGTTGCCCGTAGTGGTAGTGGCATTGTGCGTTTGAGCGATGTGGCCGAGGTGGAGTTGGCTGCGGCGCGGGAAATGGTGAGAGCCAAAGGTGATGGCCAAACTGCGGTGGTGGTGGCTATTGACCCCACTCCAACGGCTAACCCTTTGACGGTAGCCAAAGCTATTATAGACATGTTACCCGATATTGAAGCTAACTTGCCCGATAACATGGACATGAAGGTACTCTATGATTCAACCGAATACATCGAGTCTTCAATTAACGAAGTATTAAGCACCATTGTAGAAGCCACAGTGATTGTGGTGGTGGTGATCTTCCTGTTTATGGGGAGTTTGCGTGCGGTATTAATTCCGGTGATTGCGATTCCTTTGTCTTTGGTTGGGGTGTGTTTGGCAATGCAGGCCATGGGCTTCTCGTTAAACCTATTAACCCTACTGGCAATGGTATTGGCGATTGGTCTGGTGGTGGATGACGCCATCGTGGTGGTGGAAAACGTGGATCGGCATATTCGAATGGGGATGAAGCCTTTTGACGCCGCCATTGTGGGCACCCGTGAAATTGCTTTGCCGGTTATCTCCATGACCATTACCCTAGCGGCGGTGTATTCTCCGATTGCCATGGTAGAGGGTTTAACTGGGGTATTGTTTGCCGAGTTTGCCTTAACGCTGGCTGGTGCCGTAGTGGTGTCGGGCTTTGTGGCCTTAACTTTGTCACCGGTGATGTGTTCGGTATTGTTAAAACACAATCCTAATCCGGGGGGCTTTGAGCAGGGCGTACATAATTTCCTAGATAAACTAGATAGCGGCTATGACAAGCTGGTTGGTGGGGTACTGAATAACCGTCCGGTGATATTGGTATTTGCCTTAATCGTAATGGGCTCGTTGTATCCTTTGCTGAAAATCATTCCTAGCGAATTGGCTCCAGCAGAAGATAAAGGCGCCGCGATGATCATGGTGACCGGTCCGGCGGGCGCGAACCTTGACTATATGGACGCTTATACCACCGAGGTGGGCATGAAGGGTATGGAACTAGAGGACATCGCCAGCGCCTTTACCTTGGCCGGTATTCCCAGTTCTACCCAGGGCTTAGGTTTCTTGAATACCACGCTGTGGGAACAGCGCACCATGGATCAAGATACTTTAGTGAAAGCAATTCAACAGAAATCTGCCGATATTGCCGGCGTGTCTGTGGCCTCGTTCCCCTTGCCAGTATTGCCCGGTGCCAGTGGTGGATTTCCGGTGCAGTTTGTTCTGCAAGGCCCGGGGGATTACCGCACCTTGGTGAGTCTGGCTCAAGAGTTACAACAAGCGGCGATGCAAAGTGGTTACTTTGTCTTTAGTGATCTTGATACTAAGTTTGAAACGGCCACGCTAAACATCAGTGTTAATCGTGACAAGGCTGGTGCTTATGGCGTGAAGATGGTTGATATTGCTAATACTTTAGGCACCTTAATGGGCGATGGTTATATCAACCACATTAACTATGATGGGCGCTCTTACGAGGTGATCCCTCAAGTTAAGCGGGTGGATCGTTTAAGCCCAGAAAGCATTGAGCAGTTCTATGTGAAAACCGTAGACGGCAGCGCCGTGCCACTGAGCAACCTTATTGAGTGGGATTTACGTGGTCAGCCTGAGTCACTGTTGCAGATGAACCAAACCAACTCCATAACCCTGAATGGCGCGTTGATGCCCGGGCAAACCATGGGGGATGCCTTGGCCTTCCTTGAGCAAAAAGCCAATGACATACTGCCTAAAGGTTATGGCTTTGATTACAAAGGGGAATCTCGCCAGTATGTGCAAGAAGGTTCGGCCTTATTTACCACCTTTGGTTTAGCGTTGGCGATTATCTTCTTGGTATTGGCCGCTCAGTTTGAAAGTATTCGAGACCCAATTGTGATTATGGTGTCGGTACCTTTGGCGATTTGTGGAGCCTTGCTAATGATGGGCTGGGGCTTAGCGACGCTCAATATCTATACCCAGATTGGTATGATCACTCTAGTGGGTTTGATTACCAAACACGGTATCTTGATGTGTGAGGTGGCCAAAGAGCGGCAAATCCTACGTGGTGAAGATAAAATGACGGCAATTCGCCATGCCGCACGGATCCGCTTACGCGCCATCTTAATGACCACTATTTCGATGGTGGCCGGTTTGATTCCGCTATTGCTAGCAGTGGGCCCTGGTGCTGCGGCGCGTTTCGATATTGGTATGGTGATTTGTGCTGGCCTGTCAATCGGAACCGTGTTCACCTTGTTTGTATTGCCGGTGATTTATTCTTACTTTGGCGCTAATCATAAACCCGTGCCAAGTGTGGCTCACTTACAGGGTGAAACCGTAGCTGATTAA
- a CDS encoding efflux RND transporter periplasmic adaptor subunit, with product MKKWMAIMLAVALLLFGSVFGFYHFKQKMIAQYMANRTIPESPVEVTDAKAQDWQSMIESIGFIEPFQGVNLSSSVAGLVDKIHFASGDRVQAGDLLVSLEADVEKANLASAEAKLPAIKRQLERNRTLLERGSVSQTQFDDSEANYLALVSDIEALKATIERRDIRAPFNGVMGIRQINLGEYLQAGSDIARLENLEHMLLRFIVPQKEISRISLGTEIELNTDAYPEQWFKGKITAIEPTVDVQSGVIQVQATIPNADGLLRSGMYATVRIWQDVQPNQVVIPQQAISFSLYGESVYVVEKQTAEDGSESLIAKQRSVTVAERRGDSAVIAKGIKAGEQVVVSGQVRLRNGAEVRIVEDSFLQRDQSLPKD from the coding sequence ATGAAAAAATGGATGGCAATCATGCTTGCCGTGGCACTTCTGCTATTTGGTAGCGTGTTTGGTTTTTACCACTTTAAGCAAAAAATGATTGCTCAATACATGGCAAATCGAACGATACCAGAATCGCCTGTAGAAGTGACAGACGCTAAGGCTCAAGATTGGCAATCGATGATTGAGTCAATTGGTTTTATCGAACCCTTTCAAGGGGTGAATTTGAGCAGTTCGGTGGCAGGCTTGGTGGATAAAATTCATTTTGCCTCGGGTGATCGAGTGCAAGCGGGTGATTTATTAGTTAGCCTTGAAGCCGATGTTGAAAAAGCCAACTTGGCCAGTGCCGAGGCTAAGCTTCCGGCAATTAAACGCCAATTAGAACGTAACCGCACCCTGTTAGAGCGTGGCTCGGTATCGCAAACGCAGTTCGACGATTCAGAAGCAAACTACTTAGCTTTGGTTAGCGACATCGAGGCCCTTAAGGCCACCATTGAGCGACGTGATATTCGTGCGCCCTTTAATGGAGTGATGGGGATTCGTCAAATTAACTTGGGTGAGTACCTGCAAGCGGGTAGCGATATTGCGCGTTTAGAAAATCTTGAACACATGTTGTTGCGCTTTATTGTGCCGCAAAAAGAGATCTCTCGAATTAGCTTGGGCACCGAAATTGAGCTGAATACTGATGCTTATCCAGAGCAGTGGTTTAAAGGCAAAATTACCGCCATTGAACCCACCGTTGATGTGCAAAGTGGGGTGATTCAGGTACAGGCTACCATTCCTAATGCCGATGGTTTATTGCGTTCTGGCATGTACGCCACGGTGCGCATTTGGCAAGACGTGCAGCCGAATCAGGTAGTGATTCCTCAGCAAGCTATCTCTTTCTCGCTTTACGGCGAATCGGTATACGTGGTTGAGAAGCAAACTGCAGAGGATGGCAGCGAAAGCTTAATTGCTAAGCAACGCTCGGTAACAGTAGCTGAGCGTCGTGGTGACAGTGCGGTGATTGCTAAAGGCATTAAGGCCGGCGAACAGGTAGTGGTATCGGGTCAGGTACGCTTACGCAATGGCGCTGAAGTGCGCATCGTAGAAGATAGCTTCCTGCAACGCGACCAAAGCTTGCCAAAGGATTAG
- a CDS encoding TetR/AcrR family transcriptional regulator, which yields MIADKRLRILLAAETLVSRFGVEGLSMHRVAKQAKLATGTIYLYFKDKDALMSELHERNLRLFAEAFLADVDPSSSLKQQHHQLWRNGFSYQQSNANVQRLWVHLETLPRNTRHKQLIQELFQPLELFFEKGVEQGCFKALPSEMLYALAFGSLYEICRFSHLRDVNFSQQDMDVALLASWDAITVHP from the coding sequence ATGATTGCAGACAAACGTTTACGCATATTGCTTGCCGCCGAAACCCTAGTCAGCCGTTTTGGTGTTGAGGGCTTGTCGATGCACCGAGTTGCCAAACAGGCGAAGCTGGCCACTGGGACTATTTATCTGTATTTCAAAGATAAAGACGCCTTAATGAGCGAGTTACATGAGCGGAATTTACGTCTATTTGCCGAGGCATTTTTGGCCGATGTAGACCCTAGCAGTAGCCTAAAACAGCAGCATCATCAGTTATGGCGCAACGGTTTTAGTTATCAGCAAAGTAATGCCAATGTGCAGCGCCTGTGGGTTCATTTAGAAACGTTGCCGCGCAATACGCGTCATAAACAATTAATTCAAGAGCTGTTTCAACCGCTTGAACTGTTCTTCGAAAAAGGTGTGGAGCAGGGGTGCTTTAAAGCCTTACCAAGCGAAATGTTGTATGCCTTGGCATTTGGTTCGTTATACGAAATCTGTCGTTTCTCGCATTTGCGGGATGTTAATTTTTCACAGCAAGACATGGATGTGGCGCTATTAGCTAGCTGGGATGCTATTACCGTACACCCTTAA
- the rep gene encoding DNA helicase Rep, translating to MKLNPAQSKAVSYVSGPCLVLAGAGSGKTRVITNKIAHLIQNCAYQAKNIAAVTFTNKAAREMKERVGQTLGRKEARGLRVSTFHTLGLDIIRREYKSLKLKPNFSLFDDQDQMALLKELSETQLQGDKDLLKQLLSQISNWKNDLILPTQAVARASGQSEHEQLFAHLYQAYQRQLTAYNALDFDDLILMPTLLLTHDAEVRQRWQNTIQYLLVDEYQDTNTSQYQLVKLLAGERARFTVVGDDDQSIYSWRGAQPKNLMQLQQDFPALEVIMLEQNYRSTQRILKCANILIENNEHIFEKSLFSELIYGEPLKILFAKNEEQEAERVVAELIGHRFMNDASYKDYAILYRGNHQSRLLEKTLMNNRIPYKISGGTSFFARAEIKDIMAYLRILVNQDDDNALLRVINTPRREIGTSTLEKIGSFANQLHISLFEAACHEQMNEILPTRALNSVNQFCQWLVNLADRTERDDAQQAVRDMIRDIHYEDFLYETSPSPKAAEMRMKNVSELFRWVSGMLEGDQDNEPMTLPQVVNRLILRDMMERGEEDEDSDQVQLMTLHASKGLEFPFVYLIGMEEGLLPHQSSIDEDNVEEERRLAYVGITRAQKELTFTLTKERRQFGELIKPEPSRFLYELPQNDLIWEQKRKTETAEERQAKGNKGIAALRAALNQNK from the coding sequence GTGAAGTTAAATCCCGCCCAATCAAAAGCCGTGAGTTATGTATCAGGCCCCTGCTTAGTATTAGCCGGTGCAGGCAGTGGTAAGACGCGGGTAATTACCAATAAGATCGCCCATCTGATTCAAAACTGTGCCTATCAGGCAAAAAACATTGCGGCGGTCACCTTTACCAACAAAGCCGCGCGGGAAATGAAAGAGCGGGTGGGACAAACCTTGGGCCGTAAAGAAGCGCGTGGTTTACGGGTATCTACCTTCCATACTTTGGGCTTAGACATTATTCGCCGTGAATATAAAAGCCTTAAGCTCAAGCCCAATTTTTCGCTGTTTGACGACCAAGACCAAATGGCGCTACTGAAAGAGCTGAGTGAAACTCAGCTACAAGGCGATAAAGACTTACTTAAACAGCTGCTGAGCCAAATCTCCAATTGGAAAAACGATTTAATCCTTCCCACTCAGGCCGTCGCTAGAGCCTCCGGGCAAAGTGAACATGAGCAACTGTTTGCTCATCTATATCAGGCTTATCAACGTCAACTTACCGCCTACAATGCCTTGGACTTTGATGATCTAATCTTGATGCCCACCCTGCTGCTCACTCACGATGCCGAGGTGCGCCAGCGCTGGCAAAATACCATTCAGTATTTGTTAGTGGATGAGTATCAAGATACTAATACCAGTCAATACCAACTGGTGAAACTACTCGCCGGTGAGCGGGCCCGCTTCACCGTAGTGGGTGACGACGACCAAAGCATTTATTCTTGGCGTGGGGCTCAGCCGAAAAACCTGATGCAATTACAGCAAGACTTCCCCGCTTTGGAAGTGATTATGCTGGAACAAAATTACCGTTCTACCCAGCGGATCCTAAAGTGCGCCAACATTTTAATTGAGAACAACGAGCATATTTTTGAAAAGAGCCTGTTCTCCGAATTGATTTATGGCGAACCCTTAAAAATTCTATTTGCCAAAAACGAAGAGCAAGAAGCCGAACGAGTAGTAGCGGAATTAATTGGCCATCGCTTCATGAACGATGCCAGTTACAAAGATTACGCGATTTTATACCGTGGTAACCACCAAAGCCGTTTATTAGAGAAAACCCTAATGAACAACCGGATCCCCTACAAAATTAGCGGTGGTACCTCGTTCTTCGCCCGTGCCGAAATTAAAGACATCATGGCCTATTTGCGGATCTTGGTGAATCAAGACGACGACAATGCACTACTCCGCGTGATCAATACCCCGCGCCGTGAAATTGGCACCAGCACCTTGGAAAAAATCGGCAGCTTCGCCAATCAGCTGCACATTAGCTTATTTGAAGCGGCCTGCCATGAGCAAATGAATGAGATCTTGCCCACTCGTGCCCTCAACTCGGTGAATCAATTCTGCCAGTGGTTAGTCAACTTGGCCGATCGCACCGAGCGCGACGATGCCCAGCAAGCAGTGCGCGACATGATCCGCGATATTCATTACGAAGACTTTCTCTATGAAACCAGCCCCAGCCCTAAGGCGGCGGAAATGAGAATGAAAAACGTCTCGGAGCTATTCCGCTGGGTCAGTGGCATGCTTGAAGGTGACCAAGACAACGAGCCAATGACCCTACCGCAAGTGGTGAACCGCTTGATCTTAAGAGACATGATGGAGCGCGGCGAAGAAGATGAAGACAGCGATCAAGTTCAGCTGATGACCCTGCACGCTTCCAAGGGTTTGGAGTTTCCTTTTGTTTATCTGATAGGCATGGAAGAAGGCTTATTGCCCCACCAAAGCAGCATCGACGAAGACAACGTAGAAGAAGAACGCCGTCTGGCCTATGTGGGCATTACTCGCGCACAAAAAGAACTCACCTTTACCCTAACCAAGGAACGTCGCCAATTTGGTGAATTGATAAAACCCGAACCCAGTCGCTTTCTTTATGAGCTACCGCAAAACGACCTTATTTGGGAACAAAAGCGCAAAACAGAAACAGCCGAAGAACGCCAAGCCAAAGGCAATAAAGGCATCGCTGCGTTAAGGGCCGCACTTAATCAAAATAAATAG
- the dauA gene encoding C4-dicarboxylic acid transporter DauA, producing the protein MIRAPVTINIEMPMFSALRKSLQSQPSAQQIQANVLAGLTVGVIALPLSMALAIASGVPPQHGLYTALVAGIVIALSGGSKVNISGPTAAFVVILLPIVQQYGLGGLLMAGFMAGFILIFMGLGRLGKFIEIVPYPVTVGFTAGIGVVIATFQIKDFLGLQVAAVDGHYLAKLAALIQALPSVDWREALIGALTLAILLVWPKFRSKIPGHLIALLVGSLSAYLLSLGLSEFSVATIGSRFSYSLDGLSGSGIPPLLPQFEWPWNLPGADGTPLGLSFELIRQLLPAALTIAILGSLESLLCAVVADGMSGKKHNPNDELIGQGIGNIVAPLLGGIPATAAIARTAANVKSGGSMPLASVVHGLFILLSILLLAPILSYIPMASMAALLLMVAWNMSEAKHFVRTLKVAPKDDIIVLLLCFSLTVLFDMTIAVAVGMGMAAMLFIKRSVSLTQAAAIEDSHEGYQLPDKVMLYDINGPLFFGSAQKALKTITSVRPEVRVIILDMTEVTLIDMSAIVAMESIAKDLEQRKIGLVINGLLPRMILKLRRAGIRKHSGSVAFSRNLEDSFAIANKML; encoded by the coding sequence GTGATCAGAGCACCTGTCACTATCAATATCGAGATGCCGATGTTTTCTGCGCTAAGAAAAAGCCTACAAAGCCAACCTTCAGCTCAACAAATTCAAGCCAATGTGCTCGCCGGTTTAACGGTTGGGGTAATTGCCCTGCCGCTATCGATGGCCCTAGCTATCGCCAGCGGCGTTCCCCCGCAACACGGTTTATATACCGCTCTAGTGGCGGGCATAGTAATCGCCCTTAGTGGCGGTTCCAAAGTGAATATTTCTGGGCCCACTGCGGCCTTCGTGGTCATTCTGCTGCCGATTGTTCAGCAATATGGTCTGGGCGGGTTGCTGATGGCTGGCTTCATGGCCGGTTTTATCTTGATTTTCATGGGCCTAGGTAGGCTGGGTAAGTTTATTGAAATTGTGCCCTACCCGGTCACGGTTGGCTTCACCGCGGGTATTGGTGTGGTCATCGCGACCTTTCAAATTAAAGACTTTCTAGGCCTGCAAGTGGCCGCCGTCGACGGCCACTATTTGGCTAAGCTAGCCGCGCTAATACAGGCCTTACCCAGCGTCGACTGGCGCGAGGCGCTGATTGGTGCTCTTACCTTAGCAATACTGCTGGTTTGGCCCAAGTTTCGCTCTAAGATCCCCGGTCACTTGATTGCCCTGCTGGTTGGTAGCCTTAGCGCTTACTTGCTCAGCCTTGGCTTGAGTGAATTTTCAGTGGCCACCATTGGCAGTCGCTTTTCTTACAGCCTAGACGGCCTCAGTGGCAGTGGCATTCCACCTCTGTTACCCCAATTTGAGTGGCCTTGGAACCTCCCCGGCGCTGATGGTACACCGCTAGGTTTAAGCTTTGAGTTAATTCGTCAGTTGCTGCCTGCGGCGCTCACCATTGCCATTTTGGGTTCCTTAGAATCACTGCTTTGCGCGGTGGTCGCCGATGGCATGTCCGGTAAAAAACACAATCCCAACGACGAGCTAATTGGTCAAGGCATTGGCAACATTGTGGCGCCCTTATTAGGTGGCATTCCCGCTACTGCGGCCATCGCTCGTACCGCCGCCAATGTAAAATCTGGTGGCAGCATGCCGCTCGCTTCGGTGGTACACGGTCTATTTATTCTGCTGAGTATTCTGCTTCTGGCACCAATCCTGTCTTATATTCCGATGGCCTCTATGGCTGCCTTGTTATTAATGGTGGCGTGGAATATGAGTGAAGCCAAACACTTTGTCCGCACCCTTAAAGTAGCCCCTAAAGATGACATAATTGTGCTGCTGCTATGCTTCTCGCTCACGGTGCTGTTCGATATGACCATTGCGGTTGCGGTGGGTATGGGCATGGCCGCCATGTTATTTATTAAACGCAGTGTTAGTCTCACTCAGGCCGCCGCCATTGAAGATAGCCACGAAGGCTATCAACTGCCCGATAAAGTGATGTTATATGACATCAATGGCCCACTGTTTTTTGGTTCTGCACAAAAGGCCTTAAAAACCATTACCTCGGTTCGCCCCGAGGTGAGGGTGATAATCCTCGACATGACTGAGGTCACCCTCATCGACATGAGTGCCATCGTGGCCATGGAATCAATTGCTAAAGACTTAGAACAACGCAAAATTGGGCTAGTGATTAACGGTCTATTGCCGCGAATGATCTTAAAACTGCGCCGCGCGGGGATCCGCAAACATAGTGGTAGTGTGGCATTTTCAAGAAATTTAGAAGATAGCTTTGCCATCGCCAATAAAATGCTTTAA